A region of the Oceanihabitans sp. IOP_32 genome:
AACTGGAAAAATCTGGGTTAATCAAGTATTTTAATCATATTGAAGTATTAAGTGACAAACAGGAGTCTAATTATTCGAATTTGTTAAATCAGTTGGGCGTTAAACCCTCAGAATTTTTAATGATAGGAAATTCCTTAAAATCTGATGTGCTGCCCTTGGTTAACATAAAATCTAACGCCATACATGTACCATTTCACACCACTTGGGTACATGAGCAAGTAAGTGAAAAAGAAACCAATGGAAAAACATATAAAACTATTGGTAGCTTAAAAGAATTATTAAATGTTATGGAATATTAAAATCGTATTTCATGGCATGTCATCGCGTATAATTAAAAATAGTACTCAATATTAAACGAGTACAAAAAGAAAATTTTAAATGAATTACAGAAACTTTCCAATGGTACCAAGAGTTGTTTTTGGTAGAGGCAGTTTTAGTCAGTTAAATGATATTATTACCCCAAAAAGAAAAAGCATTAATGCCCCTTTTATTTTTTTGGTGGACGATGTGTTTAGAAACAACACATGGTTAACCTCAAGAATTGCATTGGCCTACGACGATAGGGTTATGTTTATATCTGCAGATCAAGAACCTACAACATCTCAGGTAGACGATTTAGTTGAATCTATTATTTTAAGTACAAAAGAACGGCCTTCTGGAATTATAGGAATAGGCGGTGGTACCTTATTAGATTTAGCTAAAGCTGTATCCATAATGCTTACAAATAAGGGAGAAGCCAAAGATTATCAAGGCTGGGATTTAGTAAAAAATCCTGCGATATACCATGTTGCGGTTCCTACGATCTCAGGGACTGGAGCAGAGGTTTCTAGAACAACCGTGCTTACGGGGCCGGAAAGAAAATTGGGCATAAATTCAGATTACACTCCTTTTGATCAAGTTATACTCGATTCAGAATTAACCAAAGATGTACCTACAAATCAATGGTTTTACACGGGTATGGATTGTTATATTCATTGTGTAGAGTCACTTACAGGAACGTATTTAAACGCGTTTAGTCAAAGTTATGGCGAGATGGCTTTACAGCTTTGTGAAGAAATATTTTTAACCGATAATTTATCGAAAGTCGATGCCCAAGAAAAACTAATGATGGCCTCTTGGCACGGCGGTATGAGTATTGCATATTCGCAAGTTGGGGTAGCTCATGCTATGAGTTATGGCTTATCTTATTTGTTAGGCACAAAACACGGTATAGGCAATTGTATAGTTTTTAATCATTTGGAAGAGTTTTATCCTGAAGGGGTAAAGACGTTTAAAGCCATGAAAAAGAAACACAATATTTTACTACCTGAGGGTATATGTGCCAATTTAAGTGATAAGGAGTTTGATATCATGATTAATGTATCGTTAAGCTTAGAACCGCTTTGGGAAAATGCGCTTGGTAAACATTGGAAGAAAACGATAACACCAAAAAAGTTAAGAAGTCTTTACGAAAAAATGTAATATGAGTGGCTTGTCCAAATTTATTTATTTTAAAATTTTAGGATGGAAAATTGTGGGTAACACCAACTTTTCAAAAGATACCGTAAAAAAAGCGGTTATTATAGCAGCACCTCATACCAGTTGGCACGACTTTTATATTGGCGTTTTGTTGCGATCTGTTACCCAGGTTAAAACGAATTTTGTAGGCAAAAAAGAGTTGTTTCGATTTCCTTTCGGATGGTTTTTTAGAGCTCTAGGTGGGGCACCTATAAATAGGGGAGTTAACGAGAGCAAAGTTGAAGCTATTGCGAAATTATTTTCTGAAAAAGCGGAGTTTAGAATGACGTTGGCACCCGAAGGCACTAGAGAAAAGGTTAGCGAATGGAAAACGGGTTTTTACTACATCGCTAAAGCTGCTAATGTACCCATCATTATGTTTACCCTAGATTTTGAAAATAAACAAAATAAAATTTCACAACCATTTTATCCAACTGATGATATCAAGGCAGATTTCCAGTTTATATATAATTTTTATAAAGGGGTAAAAGGGAAAGTGCCAGCTTACTCTTAACAAAGTTTTTTAAAAGATACGACCATTAAAAGTTCTGGTTTTGGCTGAATGCTCAAAAATAAAAAACAAAGTTCAGTATATAATAAGTTACATACTTCTTCCAAAATAGTTAGCCGACTAAGGTCTGCATGTTAGAGCCAACAGTACAAGTTCTAAAAGAAAAACTTGTGCTGACTAATGAATTTCATGACCGCCTTGGGCCCTTCAAAATCTAAATGTTTGCGCATTTCAATACCAAATTTATTTTAAATTATTCCAATTTGGTATATTTAAGAGTGACGTTTATGGACCGTAAGTAATTATTTTGAACGACACCGCACATGTCTATTTTTCTTGCAAGAAAAATACTAAAAAGACTATAAATTTCTGATTTTTAGTCTCTTTTGTTTTAGTTGTGCTTAGGTTTTTTTTAAGAAATCTTTAAAATCATGATATCTTTTCATATTTTTAGTACCGTTATTACCAAATCTATAATTAAACTAATCTTATGAAGAATTTAATTTACATTATTCTAGGCATTATTATTGGTGCCGTGACAACCTATTATGTTGTCCAAAAAAACCTTACGGACGATATTAAAATCACCAAGCCAAAAGGCGTTATTACTCCAGAACAAGC
Encoded here:
- a CDS encoding iron-containing alcohol dehydrogenase family protein; the encoded protein is MNYRNFPMVPRVVFGRGSFSQLNDIITPKRKSINAPFIFLVDDVFRNNTWLTSRIALAYDDRVMFISADQEPTTSQVDDLVESIILSTKERPSGIIGIGGGTLLDLAKAVSIMLTNKGEAKDYQGWDLVKNPAIYHVAVPTISGTGAEVSRTTVLTGPERKLGINSDYTPFDQVILDSELTKDVPTNQWFYTGMDCYIHCVESLTGTYLNAFSQSYGEMALQLCEEIFLTDNLSKVDAQEKLMMASWHGGMSIAYSQVGVAHAMSYGLSYLLGTKHGIGNCIVFNHLEEFYPEGVKTFKAMKKKHNILLPEGICANLSDKEFDIMINVSLSLEPLWENALGKHWKKTITPKKLRSLYEKM
- a CDS encoding 1-acyl-sn-glycerol-3-phosphate acyltransferase, which translates into the protein MSGLSKFIYFKILGWKIVGNTNFSKDTVKKAVIIAAPHTSWHDFYIGVLLRSVTQVKTNFVGKKELFRFPFGWFFRALGGAPINRGVNESKVEAIAKLFSEKAEFRMTLAPEGTREKVSEWKTGFYYIAKAANVPIIMFTLDFENKQNKISQPFYPTDDIKADFQFIYNFYKGVKGKVPAYS